The region gtgtcctacctccattgtatgcatatttgtctcatgcttattcattgtggctatcctgaaaacctgattggctaaaCGTggctcgaggactgggttgagaagggttgagaacctctgccttagcacatttgtccacatttttcGCCAtggtggattctttcatgaatttgtGTTCCTttttgagtgaagcttttatcaaATAGAGAACAcataaatggtttttctcctgtgtggattctttcatgaattccgAGAGAAAACTTGTGTCTtaagtttttccacattcagaacattattGTGTTTTTCTCCAgcgtggattctttcatgaattctgaagTTAGCTTTTTGattgaaacttttaccacattcaaagcatttatatggttttttcccagtgtggattctttcatgaattctgaggttACCTTTTTGATTGAAATTTTTACCACATTCAGcacatttatatggtttttctccagtgtggattttttcatGAATTCCGAGGTTACCTTTTCGattgaaacttttaccacattcagaacatttgtatggtttttctccagtgtggattctttcatgaattccaAGTTGATCTTTTTGattaaaacttttaccacattcagaacattgataaggtttttctccagtgtggattctttcatgaattctgaggttattgaaacttttaccacatacagaacatttatatggcttttctccagtgtggtttctttcatgaattctgagttgATCTTTTTgattaaagcttttaccacattcagaacatttatatggtttttctccagtgtggattctttcatgaattccaAGGTTACCTTTTTGattgaaacttttaccacatacAGAACATTTATacggtttttctccagtgtggattctttcatgaattctaaGGTTACCTTTTTGATTGAATCTTTTACCACATTGAAaacatttatataatttttttccagtgtggattcttttatGAATTCTGAGTTGATCTTTTTgattaaagcttttaccacactcagaacatttatGTGTTTTTTCTCTGGTGtgaattctttcatgaattctgaggttATTGTTTTGAGCGAAGCTTTTATCACATACTGAACATTTAAATAACTTTGCTCCCTTGAGGTTCGTTTGTTGTACTTGTCTCTTGCTACCGTGGATTAATTCATGTCTTCTCAGTTCATAACCGTGACTGAAGTTTTTATCATGTACAGAACATTTTAATGGTTTTCTTTCTTTGGGAACTTTTTGATGACTTCTAAGCTGTGATTTATATGCAAATGATTTTTCATACTCCGTACACTGGAACAATTTGTCTTGTCTCTGAATTGTTTTTTGTCTTGTCAGGTTTGACTTCCCAGTGACCATTTCCTCACATATAGTGCTCTGACATAGTCTCTCTCTGCTAATTCTCTGATTTTGTCTGAGATTTGGGCAGTTGGTGGAAGTTTTCTCTTGTTCAATATTTACAGTCAAGCTTTCTCCTTTTGTGGTATTTTCGTTCCTTCTAGGTAGTCTTACATTACTAATACCTCCTACTGAAGGATCCAGGCTCACTCTAGAGGGGTCTTTGTACTTCCATTCCTCCTTCTGTTGCCCATTGCACACTTTCATTTTCTTATTCCCAAGTCCATCATCTgttgaataaaaatgaaaatatgtaCATAAATTATAAACTACTGAGTAAAACATATACAGGCAAATATCCCCACAGAAGTCTTTAAAGTCACTTGCTTTTAGACAGGTGTAGGTGGGCAATAGCACATGAAGAGGCATAAATACACCATCCTGATCTCATCCACTGGTTCTGGACATTTCGTCTTCCCCTCCAGTCAATGCAGCGATTCCCTTCACTCTCATTTCATTCACTAACCAAAATCTCTATGTGAAAATTTAGAAATACTCTACAGCACATAGCAAGGAATTCTTTGCTCACCACTCTTGGTATCAAGTTGCTCACCGAGAGGAATTTCTTCCATTTTCAGGATCTCTACTGTAAGCTCAGCAGTATAATTTTGGCTGCCtgtaaaaagaatggaaaaataaacTTAGGTTTTATAGGAAAGCGTAAGACATTCAAAAAGCAAAACTTGGTTAAAAAGTGACATAATGGGATTTTTTATGATCTCTGAAAATGTAAGTGTCCTGGTGAAGAAGTTTAGGATCCTAAGTAGTTCTGAAAATGAACCATGTACCTACAATACTATAGTAATTAGAACTGCTGCATAATATGCCCTTTGTTATAGAATCCCACCTCCCTTCACTCTGGTGCTATCAATTTGGGTCTCCTGCCCACCTTCCCCTGGTACTTCCAGTGGAAGATTTCACAATCttccttttttatttaatttgcctTTTCATACAATTCATGTTTTTGTCTCTGTACTAGAATAATTTGAGTAAAGACAAAGAGCCAttacaaaagaaattaaaaaaaggtaAATTAGATTCTGTAATAGGGGAGACAAGAATTCCATAACAGCAGAGGAAGAAggacttaacaaaaaaaaaaaaaaaaagcctcactcCCACCTTCTATAGCTATCAGTGTGGTCCTTCCTATATTAATCTCTCCTAGAATTGCCAATTTGGCCATCTTTCCTCATTCTTCCTGTTGATCCCAGTGGGGGCTGTATTTTCTCCAGCCTCCTACAGTAAATCTATCCTGCCTGCCTCTCTCGTACTGGCAGCTCTATGCGGc is a window of Microcaecilia unicolor chromosome 2, aMicUni1.1, whole genome shotgun sequence DNA encoding:
- the LOC115462055 gene encoding zinc finger protein 2 homolog, translating into MNSAEVNLGGELGAILSSSCLLRSMPLCSGFADIGDLGSHNVKPDILIRFEQEGFKTEPLGSEEKGNLTSARICEEQHETGSWSETTDSTVEILKMEEVPVSDQLEGGEEDSDIESGSHNVKPAILIQFEQDRFRTEPSGSKESGNLTCTDTREELHQTGDIAWIKAGSQNYTAELTVEILKMEEIPLGEQLDTKSDDGLGNKKMKVCNGQQKEEWKYKDPSRVSLDPSVGGISNVRLPRRNENTTKGESLTVNIEQEKTSTNCPNLRQNQRISRERLCQSTICEEMVTGKSNLTRQKTIQRQDKLFQCTEYEKSFAYKSQLRSHQKVPKERKPLKCSVHDKNFSHGYELRRHELIHGSKRQVQQTNLKGAKLFKCSVCDKSFAQNNNLRIHERIHTREKTHKCSECGKSFNQKDQLRIHKRIHTGKKLYKCFQCGKRFNQKGNLGIHERIHTGEKPYKCSECGKSFNQKDQLRIHERNHTGEKPYKCSVCGKSFNNLRIHERIHTGEKPYQCSECGKSFNQKDQLGIHERIHTGEKPYKCSECGKSFNRKGNLGIHEKIHTGEKPYKCAECGKNFNQKGNLRIHERIHTGKKPYKCFECGKSFNQKANFRIHERIHAGEKHNNVLNVEKLKTQVFSRNS